In Tepidimonas taiwanensis, the following are encoded in one genomic region:
- the hisD gene encoding histidinol dehydrogenase, translating to MTTPEMPCARPLRLDTTEPDFATRFAERLHWSAETDAEIEARVAQILADVRARGDAAVLEYTRRFDGVEAASVAELEIGPQALRAAFEAIPAAQRDALQQAAARIRRYHEAQLDACGRSWQYRDTDGTLLGQKVTPLDRVGLYVPGGKAAYPSSVLMNAIPAHVAGVPEIVMVVPTPRGERNPLVLAAAHVAGVHRAFAIGGAQAVAALAYGTATVPKVDKITGPGNAYVASAKKHVFGTVGIDMIAGPSEILVLADGTTPPDWVAMDLFSQAEHDELAQSILLCPDAAYLDAVQAAIDRLLPTMPRAAIIARSLNGRGALIRTRSMAEACELSNRIAPEHLEIASAEPQRWEPLLRHAGAIFLGAYTSESLGDYCAGPNHVLPTSGTARFSSPLGVYDFQKRSSLIAVSADGAQTLGRIASVLAHGEGLTAHARAAELRLHGAGHPDAAVSGGQRAGGAEGAQ from the coding sequence ATGACCACGCCCGAGATGCCCTGTGCCCGGCCGCTGCGGCTGGACACGACCGAACCGGACTTCGCCACGCGCTTCGCCGAGCGGCTGCACTGGTCCGCCGAGACCGACGCGGAGATCGAGGCGCGCGTCGCGCAGATCCTGGCCGACGTGCGCGCTCGCGGTGACGCCGCGGTGCTCGAGTACACGCGCCGCTTCGACGGCGTGGAGGCGGCGAGCGTCGCCGAGCTCGAGATCGGCCCGCAGGCACTGCGCGCCGCGTTCGAAGCGATCCCGGCCGCGCAGCGCGACGCGCTGCAGCAGGCCGCCGCGCGCATCCGCCGGTACCACGAGGCGCAGCTCGACGCCTGCGGGCGGTCGTGGCAGTACCGCGACACCGACGGCACGCTGCTGGGCCAGAAGGTCACGCCGCTGGACCGCGTGGGCCTCTACGTGCCGGGCGGCAAAGCCGCGTACCCGTCGAGCGTGCTGATGAACGCCATTCCCGCCCACGTCGCGGGCGTGCCCGAGATCGTCATGGTCGTGCCCACGCCGCGCGGCGAGCGCAACCCGCTGGTGCTCGCCGCCGCCCACGTCGCCGGGGTGCATCGCGCCTTTGCCATCGGGGGGGCGCAGGCGGTGGCGGCGCTCGCCTACGGCACCGCCACGGTGCCCAAGGTGGACAAGATCACCGGCCCCGGCAACGCCTACGTGGCCAGTGCCAAGAAGCACGTGTTCGGCACCGTCGGCATCGACATGATCGCCGGGCCGAGCGAAATCCTCGTGCTGGCCGACGGCACGACGCCGCCCGACTGGGTCGCGATGGACCTCTTCAGCCAGGCCGAGCACGACGAGCTGGCGCAGTCCATCCTGCTGTGCCCGGATGCCGCGTACCTGGACGCCGTGCAGGCGGCGATCGACCGGCTGCTGCCGACGATGCCACGTGCGGCGATCATCGCGCGCAGCCTCAACGGCCGCGGCGCACTCATCCGCACGCGCAGCATGGCCGAAGCGTGCGAGCTGAGCAACCGCATCGCGCCGGAACACCTCGAGATCGCCAGCGCCGAGCCGCAGCGCTGGGAGCCGCTGCTGCGCCATGCCGGGGCGATCTTCCTCGGGGCCTACACCAGCGAAAGCCTGGGCGACTACTGCGCGGGGCCCAACCACGTGCTGCCTACCAGCGGCACCGCGCGCTTTTCCAGCCCGTTGGGCGTGTACGACTTCCAGAAGCGCTCCAGCCTCATCGCCGTCAGTGCCGACGGCGCGCAGACGCTGGGGCGTATCGCGTCGGTGCTGGCGCATGGCGAGGGGCTGACCGCGCACGCCCGCGCGGCCGAACTGCGGCTGCACGGGGCCGGCCATCCGGACGCGGCCGTTTCCGGGGGGCAGCGCGCAGGGGGCGCGGAGGGCGCGCAATGA
- the hisG gene encoding ATP phosphoribosyltransferase, whose protein sequence is MSPDTVTLALSKGRIFDETLPLLRAAGIEVLEDPQTSRKLILPTNRPDVRVVLVRATDVPTYVEHGGADLGVCGKDTLIEHDAAWGGAARAGLYRPLDLGIARCRMSVAVPADFDYARAVRQGARLRVATKYVAIAREFFASKGVHVDLIKLYGSMELAPLTGLADAIVDLVSTGNTLKANRLVEVERIMDISSQLVVRPTALKVQGARIRPIIDAFREAVRARGA, encoded by the coding sequence ATGAGCCCCGACACCGTGACGCTGGCCCTGTCCAAGGGCCGTATCTTCGACGAGACGCTGCCGCTGCTGCGCGCCGCCGGTATCGAGGTGCTGGAAGACCCGCAGACCTCGCGCAAGCTGATCCTGCCGACCAACCGGCCCGACGTGCGCGTGGTGCTGGTGCGCGCCACCGACGTGCCGACCTACGTCGAGCACGGTGGGGCCGACCTCGGTGTGTGCGGCAAGGACACGCTGATCGAGCACGACGCCGCGTGGGGCGGCGCGGCGCGCGCCGGGCTGTACCGGCCGCTCGACCTGGGGATTGCGCGCTGCCGCATGAGCGTGGCGGTGCCGGCCGATTTCGACTACGCCCGCGCGGTGCGCCAAGGCGCGCGCCTGCGCGTGGCGACCAAGTACGTCGCGATCGCGCGCGAGTTCTTCGCCAGCAAGGGCGTGCACGTGGACCTGATCAAGCTTTATGGCAGCATGGAACTCGCGCCGCTGACGGGCCTGGCCGACGCCATCGTCGATCTGGTCTCCACCGGCAACACGCTCAAGGCCAACCGCCTGGTCGAGGTCGAGCGCATCATGGACATCTCGTCGCAACTGGTCGTGCGCCCGACCGCGCTGAAGGTGCAGGGGGCGCGCATTCGCCCGATTATCGACGCGTTCCGCGAAGCGGTGCGCGCCCGCGGGGCCTGA
- the murA gene encoding UDP-N-acetylglucosamine 1-carboxyvinyltransferase, giving the protein MDRLLIRGGRRLCGEVTISGAKNAALPELCAALLTEEALTLRNVPRLRDVATMRTLLERMGVAVQTHGERGGMTLHAAGPLDPVAPYELVKTMRASILVLGPLLARCGHARVSLPGGCAIGSRPVDQHIKGLQAMGAEIAVEHGDIVARLPAGRSRLRGARITTDMVTVTGTENLMMAATLAEGQTVLENAAQEPEVVDLAELLICMGARIEGHGTSRIVIEGAEALHGAEHAVVADRIEAGTFLCAVAAAGGEAWLAAARADHLDAVIDKLRDAGVTVEEAADGIRVHSPGGAALKAQSFRTTEYPGFPTDMQAQFMALNAIAQGPSAVTETIFENRFMHVQELVRLGAQIRIDGRTAFVEGGARLSGATVMATDLRASASLVIAGLVAEGETVVDRIYHLDRGYDQMEVKLRALGADIERIA; this is encoded by the coding sequence ATGGACCGACTTCTGATCCGTGGTGGACGACGACTGTGCGGCGAGGTCACGATTTCCGGCGCCAAGAACGCGGCGCTGCCCGAGCTGTGCGCGGCGCTGTTGACCGAGGAGGCGCTCACGCTGCGCAACGTGCCGCGGCTGCGCGACGTGGCGACGATGCGCACGCTGCTCGAGCGCATGGGCGTGGCGGTGCAAACGCACGGCGAGCGTGGCGGCATGACGCTGCATGCCGCGGGGCCGCTCGATCCGGTGGCGCCGTACGAGCTGGTCAAGACCATGCGCGCGTCGATCCTCGTGCTCGGGCCGCTGCTGGCGCGCTGCGGGCACGCGCGCGTGTCGCTGCCCGGCGGGTGCGCGATCGGCTCGCGCCCGGTGGACCAGCACATCAAAGGGCTGCAGGCGATGGGCGCGGAAATCGCCGTGGAGCACGGCGACATCGTCGCGCGGCTGCCGGCGGGGCGCTCGCGGCTGCGCGGAGCGCGCATCACCACCGACATGGTCACCGTCACCGGCACCGAAAACCTGATGATGGCCGCGACGCTGGCCGAAGGGCAGACCGTGCTGGAGAACGCCGCGCAGGAGCCCGAGGTGGTGGACCTGGCGGAGCTGCTCATCTGCATGGGCGCGCGCATCGAGGGGCACGGCACGAGTCGTATCGTGATCGAAGGCGCCGAGGCGCTGCACGGTGCCGAGCACGCCGTCGTCGCAGACCGCATCGAGGCCGGCACGTTTCTGTGCGCGGTGGCAGCCGCCGGCGGTGAGGCGTGGCTCGCCGCCGCGCGCGCGGATCACCTGGATGCGGTGATCGACAAACTGCGCGATGCGGGTGTGACCGTCGAGGAGGCCGCGGACGGGATCCGTGTGCACTCGCCGGGCGGTGCGGCGCTGAAGGCGCAGAGCTTTCGCACCACCGAGTATCCGGGCTTTCCGACCGACATGCAGGCCCAGTTCATGGCGCTCAACGCCATCGCGCAGGGGCCCAGCGCGGTGACCGAAACCATCTTCGAGAACCGCTTCATGCACGTGCAGGAGCTGGTGCGGCTGGGGGCACAGATCCGCATCGACGGGCGCACCGCGTTCGTCGAGGGGGGCGCCCGCCTGTCCGGCGCGACCGTGATGGCGACCGACCTGCGCGCCTCGGCCAGCCTCGTCATCGCCGGGCTGGTGGCCGAGGGCGAGACGGTGGTCGACCGCATCTACCACCTCGACCGCGGCTACGACCAGATGGAGGTCAAGCTGCGCGCGCTGGGCGCCGACATCGAGAGGATCGCATGA
- a CDS encoding BolA family protein has protein sequence MTAEHLRSLIAAGLPCDHLEVTGDGRHWAAVIVSPAFEGRRAIQRHQMVYATLGERIHNDEVHALSMKTYTPDEWRARAGTR, from the coding sequence ATGACCGCCGAACACTTGCGCTCGCTCATTGCCGCCGGCCTGCCGTGCGACCACTTGGAGGTCACCGGCGACGGGCGGCACTGGGCCGCCGTGATCGTCTCCCCCGCCTTCGAGGGGCGGCGCGCGATCCAGCGCCACCAGATGGTCTACGCGACGCTGGGCGAGCGCATCCACAACGACGAGGTGCACGCGCTGTCGATGAAGACCTACACCCCGGACGAATGGCGCGCGCGCGCCGGCACACGCTGA
- a CDS encoding ABC transporter permease: MSGWRALFVKEVLRFWKVAFQTVAAPIVTAMLYLLIFGHVLEEHVQVYDGVSYTAFLLPGLAMMSLLQNAFANSSSSLIQSKIMGNLVFVLVAPLSHWAWFGAYVGASILRGLVVGAGVLLVTAWAADLRLAHPLWIAVFAVLGAGLLGALGVIAGLWAEKFDQMAAFQNFVIMPMTFLSGVFYSIHSLPPFWQGVSHLNPFFYMIDGARYGFFGVSDVSPWLSLAVVASTFTAVAALTLYLLRTGYKLRH; this comes from the coding sequence ATGAGTGGCTGGCGCGCGCTGTTCGTCAAGGAGGTGCTGCGGTTCTGGAAGGTGGCGTTCCAGACCGTGGCCGCGCCCATCGTGACCGCGATGCTGTACCTGCTGATCTTCGGCCACGTGCTGGAGGAACACGTGCAGGTCTACGACGGCGTGTCCTACACCGCCTTTTTGCTGCCGGGGCTCGCAATGATGAGCCTGCTGCAGAATGCGTTTGCCAACAGCTCCTCCAGCCTGATCCAGAGCAAGATCATGGGCAACCTGGTCTTCGTGCTGGTGGCGCCGCTGTCGCACTGGGCGTGGTTCGGCGCCTATGTGGGGGCCTCCATTCTGCGTGGGCTGGTCGTTGGTGCCGGCGTGCTGCTGGTCACCGCGTGGGCGGCGGATCTGCGTCTTGCCCACCCGCTGTGGATCGCGGTGTTCGCGGTGCTGGGGGCGGGCCTGCTGGGGGCGCTCGGGGTGATCGCGGGTCTGTGGGCGGAAAAATTCGACCAGATGGCCGCGTTCCAGAACTTCGTCATCATGCCCATGACGTTCCTGTCGGGCGTGTTCTATTCGATCCACTCGCTGCCGCCGTTCTGGCAGGGGGTGAGCCACCTGAACCCATTCTTTTACATGATCGACGGCGCGCGCTACGGGTTTTTCGGGGTCAGCGACGTTTCGCCGTGGCTGAGCTTGGCGGTGGTGGCGTCGACGTTCACCGCCGTCGCGGCGCTGACCCTGTACCTGCTGCGCACCGGTTACAAACTGCGTCACTGA
- a CDS encoding ABC transporter ATP-binding protein, translating to MSAAVTFAHVSKRFASPRGPLQALDDVTFDIQPGEFFGLLGPNGAGKTTLISILAGLSRPSQGAVAVFGSDVHAEPMRVRRDLGLVPQELVFDPFFTVREALRFQSGYFGIRRNEDWIDELLAGLGLTDKADTNMRALSGGMKRRVMVAQALVHRPRVIVLDEPTAGVDVELRQGLWAFVSRLNRDGCTVLLTTHYLEEAEALCSRIAMLRGGRVVALERTADLLRRASANVLRFKTDQALPAAIAARARVTGRIAQIKVHDAYEVEQTLAALRQAGVVMEDIEVHKADLEDVFLELMATAPATRSAQEVSA from the coding sequence ATGTCCGCCGCTGTCACTTTCGCGCACGTCAGCAAGCGGTTCGCGTCGCCGCGCGGGCCGCTGCAGGCCCTGGACGACGTCACGTTCGACATCCAGCCGGGCGAGTTTTTCGGCTTGCTCGGGCCCAACGGTGCCGGCAAGACCACGCTGATCAGCATCCTCGCAGGACTGAGCCGTCCCAGCCAAGGGGCGGTCGCGGTGTTCGGCTCGGATGTGCACGCGGAGCCGATGCGTGTGCGCCGCGACTTGGGGCTGGTGCCGCAGGAGCTGGTGTTCGACCCCTTTTTCACCGTGCGCGAGGCGCTGCGGTTCCAGTCCGGCTATTTTGGCATCCGGCGCAACGAAGACTGGATCGACGAGCTGCTCGCCGGCCTGGGCCTGACCGACAAGGCCGACACCAACATGCGCGCGCTCTCCGGCGGGATGAAGCGGCGCGTGATGGTGGCGCAGGCGCTGGTGCACCGGCCGCGCGTGATCGTGCTCGATGAGCCCACGGCCGGCGTCGACGTCGAGCTGCGCCAGGGGTTGTGGGCCTTCGTGTCGCGGCTCAACCGTGACGGTTGCACCGTGCTGCTGACCACGCACTATCTGGAAGAGGCCGAGGCGCTGTGCAGCCGCATCGCGATGCTGCGGGGTGGGCGCGTGGTGGCGCTGGAGCGCACCGCCGACCTGCTGCGCCGCGCGTCGGCCAACGTGCTGCGCTTCAAGACCGATCAGGCGCTGCCCGCTGCGATCGCGGCGCGCGCGCGCGTCACCGGGCGCATTGCGCAGATCAAGGTGCACGACGCCTACGAGGTCGAGCAGACGCTGGCCGCGTTGCGCCAGGCCGGCGTCGTGATGGAGGATATCGAGGTCCACAAGGCCGATCTGGAAGACGTGTTCCTGGAGCTGATGGCCACCGCCCCGGCGACCCGGTCCGCGCAGGAGGTGTCGGCATGA
- a CDS encoding STAS domain-containing protein — MAEGRFVDLPALPATLTHAQAEAYLAECRRALASVPAGAAVAVDAGALQVFDSSALAALLALRREVLARGGDWHVRRLPERLQALAQVYGVAELLPT; from the coding sequence ATGGCTGAGGGGCGCTTCGTCGATCTGCCGGCGCTGCCGGCGACCCTGACCCACGCGCAGGCCGAGGCCTATCTGGCCGAGTGCCGGCGCGCGCTCGCGTCCGTGCCCGCCGGGGCCGCGGTGGCGGTCGATGCCGGGGCATTGCAGGTGTTCGATTCGTCCGCGCTGGCGGCGCTGCTCGCGCTGCGGCGCGAGGTGCTGGCGCGCGGTGGCGACTGGCACGTACGCCGTCTGCCCGAGCGGCTCCAGGCGCTTGCACAGGTGTACGGGGTGGCGGAGCTGCTGCCGACGTAG
- a CDS encoding MlaC/ttg2D family ABC transporter substrate-binding protein, which produces MTHASLSSPVSVARRRWLRGAGLALALPWWVSAVQAQPEAPEALIQRVAGEVFDAVKRDAAIRNGDLARITQLVDTLLMPHVNFERMTASAVGRFWRQATPEQRQRLQAEFKTLLVRTYAGALTQIRDQTLVVKPSRAAAGASEVVVRSEIRGRGEPIQLDYRLEQTPAGWKVYDLNVMGVWLVETYRTQFAQEINAKGIDGLIAALAERNRANAQRS; this is translated from the coding sequence ATGACACACGCATCCCTGTCTTCCCCGGTTTCGGTGGCCCGGCGCCGCTGGTTGCGCGGTGCCGGTTTGGCGCTCGCGCTGCCGTGGTGGGTGTCCGCCGTGCAGGCCCAACCCGAAGCGCCCGAGGCGCTCATCCAGCGCGTCGCCGGCGAGGTGTTCGACGCCGTCAAGCGCGACGCCGCGATCCGCAACGGGGATCTGGCGCGCATCACGCAGCTCGTCGACACGCTGCTGATGCCGCACGTCAATTTCGAGCGCATGACCGCGTCGGCCGTCGGGCGCTTCTGGCGTCAGGCCACGCCCGAGCAGCGCCAGCGGCTGCAGGCGGAGTTCAAAACGTTGCTGGTGCGCACGTACGCCGGGGCGCTGACGCAGATCCGCGACCAGACGCTGGTGGTCAAGCCGAGCCGTGCGGCCGCCGGGGCGTCCGAGGTCGTCGTGCGCTCCGAAATCCGCGGCAGGGGCGAGCCGATCCAGCTCGACTACCGGCTGGAGCAGACGCCCGCGGGCTGGAAGGTCTACGACCTCAACGTGATGGGGGTCTGGCTCGTCGAGACCTACCGCACCCAGTTCGCGCAGGAGATCAACGCCAAGGGGATCGACGGGCTGATCGCCGCGCTGGCCGAGCGCAACCGCGCCAACGCGCAACGCTCGTGA
- a CDS encoding MlaA family lipoprotein, with translation MKAMLSRQGARLVAGGAALALLAGCATGPDANPRDPLEPLNRGVYQFNDAVDRAVLKPVAEGYVAAVPRPVRTGVSNLFGNWRDLWSAVNALLQARLQPAAENAMRFSVNTVLGFGGVLDLATEMGIPRTTLDFGHTLGRWGVPPGPYVVLPLLGPSTVRETVALPVDRQGDPVSQGIDDIPTRNTTQALRIVDTRASVLRAGELLEEAALDKYSFTRDAYLARRQRQIDAARGEEE, from the coding sequence ATGAAGGCCATGCTGTCACGACAGGGCGCGCGCCTCGTGGCGGGGGGCGCGGCGCTCGCGCTGCTCGCCGGCTGTGCCACGGGGCCGGATGCAAACCCGCGCGATCCGCTCGAGCCCCTCAACCGGGGCGTGTACCAGTTCAACGACGCGGTCGACCGCGCGGTCCTCAAACCGGTGGCCGAGGGCTACGTCGCGGCCGTGCCGCGACCGGTGCGCACGGGGGTCAGCAACCTCTTTGGCAACTGGCGCGACCTGTGGTCCGCCGTCAACGCGCTGCTGCAGGCGCGGCTGCAGCCTGCGGCGGAAAACGCGATGCGCTTCAGCGTCAACACCGTCCTCGGTTTCGGGGGGGTGCTCGACCTCGCGACCGAGATGGGCATCCCCCGCACGACGCTCGATTTCGGCCACACGCTGGGCCGTTGGGGCGTGCCGCCGGGGCCGTATGTCGTGCTGCCGCTGCTCGGGCCGTCGACGGTGCGCGAGACGGTGGCGCTGCCCGTCGACCGCCAGGGCGATCCGGTCAGCCAGGGCATCGACGATATCCCGACGCGCAACACGACGCAGGCGCTGCGCATCGTCGACACGCGCGCTTCGGTGCTGCGCGCCGGCGAGCTGCTGGAAGAAGCGGCGCTGGACAAGTACAGCTTCACCCGCGATGCCTACCTGGCACGCCGCCAGCGGCAGATCGACGCCGCGCGGGGCGAGGAGGAATGA
- the mlaD gene encoding outer membrane lipid asymmetry maintenance protein MlaD — MQRTKIDVWVGLFVLIGAAAILFLALQAANLLNLSLEPTYRVTALFDNVGSLKPKAAVRSGGVVVGRVESIAFDDKTYQARVVLALESRYAFPKDSSFKILTSGLLGEQYVGIEPGGTDANLSDGDVITQTQSALVLENLIGQFLFNKAAEAGETK, encoded by the coding sequence CTGCAACGAACGAAAATCGACGTGTGGGTGGGTTTGTTCGTGCTCATCGGCGCGGCAGCCATCCTGTTTTTGGCCCTGCAGGCGGCCAATTTGCTGAATCTCAGCTTGGAGCCGACCTACCGGGTGACGGCGTTGTTTGACAACGTCGGGTCGCTCAAGCCCAAGGCCGCGGTGCGCAGCGGCGGGGTGGTGGTCGGTCGGGTCGAGTCGATCGCCTTTGACGACAAAACGTATCAGGCGCGGGTGGTGCTCGCGCTCGAATCGCGCTATGCTTTCCCCAAGGACAGCTCGTTCAAAATCCTCACCAGCGGCCTGCTCGGGGAGCAGTACGTGGGCATTGAGCCCGGTGGAACCGATGCCAATTTGTCCGATGGGGATGTGATCACACAGACCCAGTCGGCCCTGGTGCTGGAGAACCTGATCGGGCAGTTCCTGTTCAACAAGGCCGCAGAAGCCGGAGAAACGAAATGA
- the mlaE gene encoding lipid asymmetry maintenance ABC transporter permease subunit MlaE gives MKGGRLADLGFAVRTKLADIGLGARLFVRLVLGMAPALRRFGLVRDQLHFLGNHSLSIVAVSGLFVGFVLGLQGYYTLQRYGSSEALGLLVALSLVRELGPVVTALLFAGRAGTSLTAEIGLMKAGEQLSAMEMMAVDPIQRVLAPRFWAGVIATPLLAAVFSAMGIIGGWVVGVLLIGVDGGAFWSQIQHGVDVWADVGNGMLKSVVFGVAVTFIALLQGYAAHPTPEGVSRATTRGVVMASLTVLGLDFVLTAWMFSI, from the coding sequence ATGAAAGGGGGGCGTCTGGCAGACCTGGGTTTTGCGGTGCGTACCAAGCTCGCCGACATCGGGCTGGGCGCACGGCTTTTCGTGCGCCTGGTGCTGGGGATGGCGCCGGCGCTGCGGCGCTTCGGGCTGGTTCGGGACCAGCTGCACTTCCTGGGCAACCACTCGCTGTCGATCGTGGCCGTCTCCGGCCTGTTCGTCGGCTTCGTGCTCGGGCTGCAGGGGTACTACACGCTACAGCGCTACGGCTCATCCGAGGCGTTGGGGTTGCTGGTGGCGTTGAGCTTGGTGCGTGAGTTAGGGCCGGTGGTGACGGCCTTGCTGTTTGCGGGGCGTGCCGGCACGTCGCTGACCGCCGAGATCGGTTTGATGAAGGCGGGCGAGCAGCTCAGTGCGATGGAGATGATGGCGGTCGACCCCATCCAACGTGTGTTGGCACCGCGCTTTTGGGCCGGGGTGATCGCGACGCCGCTGCTGGCGGCGGTGTTCAGTGCGATGGGCATCATCGGCGGCTGGGTGGTGGGGGTGCTGCTCATCGGCGTCGATGGCGGGGCGTTTTGGAGCCAGATCCAGCACGGTGTCGATGTGTGGGCCGATGTGGGCAATGGCATGCTCAAGAGCGTGGTGTTCGGCGTTGCGGTGACTTTCATCGCCTTGCTGCAGGGGTATGCGGCGCATCCGACGCCAGAGGGCGTTTCGCGCGCCACCACGCGCGGGGTGGTCATGGCCTCGTTGACGGTGCTGGGGTTGGATTTTGTGTTGACCGCTTGGATGTTTTCGATTTGA
- a CDS encoding ABC transporter ATP-binding protein: MKPSPFVELQGVVFGYGDGRRVLDGVDMVVPRGGVTVLLGASGGGKTTILRLMGGQLRPDNGRVFFDGHDIGTLDRAGLYAMRRRMGMLFQFGALFTDMSVFDNVAFPLREHTQLSEPLIRDIVLMKLHAVGLRGARDRMPGELSGGMARRVALARAIALDPELVLYDEPFSGLDPISRGTAARLIRQLNDTLGLTSVVVSHELDFTFAVADHIVVLVDGKVALQGTPDEVRRSDDPLIQQYIQAAPDGPVRFHYPAVSVEEDFGPRAAQGGRA, translated from the coding sequence ATGAAGCCGTCGCCATTCGTCGAGTTGCAAGGGGTCGTCTTCGGCTATGGCGACGGGCGGCGCGTGCTCGATGGCGTGGACATGGTGGTCCCTCGGGGTGGCGTGACGGTGCTGCTGGGGGCGTCGGGCGGCGGTAAGACCACGATCTTGCGCCTCATGGGAGGGCAGTTGCGCCCCGACAACGGCCGGGTGTTCTTCGATGGGCACGATATCGGGACGCTCGATCGCGCAGGCCTGTACGCAATGCGCCGCCGCATGGGGATGCTCTTCCAGTTCGGCGCGTTGTTCACCGACATGTCGGTGTTCGACAACGTGGCGTTTCCGCTGCGCGAGCACACCCAGCTGTCAGAGCCGCTGATCCGTGACATCGTGTTGATGAAGCTGCACGCGGTGGGCTTGCGCGGTGCGCGCGACCGCATGCCCGGTGAACTGTCGGGCGGCATGGCGCGGCGGGTGGCGCTGGCGCGTGCGATTGCGCTCGATCCGGAGTTGGTGCTGTACGACGAGCCGTTTTCCGGGCTCGATCCGATCTCGCGCGGGACGGCGGCGCGGCTGATCCGCCAGCTCAACGACACGTTGGGGCTGACCAGCGTCGTCGTCTCGCACGAGCTGGATTTCACGTTCGCGGTGGCCGACCACATCGTGGTGTTGGTGGATGGCAAGGTGGCGCTGCAGGGCACGCCCGACGAGGTCCGGCGCAGTGACGATCCGCTGATACAGCAGTACATTCAGGCGGCACCGGATGGCCCCGTGCGTTTTCATTATCCTGCCGTCTCGGTGGAGGAGGATTTCGGGCCGCGTGCCGCTCAGGGAGGGCGTGCATGA